One Tolypothrix bouteillei VB521301 DNA window includes the following coding sequences:
- the kaiB gene encoding circadian clock protein KaiB, with translation MKNLRKTYVLKLYVAGNTPNSVRALKVLKNILEQEFQGVYALKVIDVLKNPQLAEEDKILATPTLSKILPPPVRKIIGDLSDRERVLIGLDLLYEELTEEEEQLEK, from the coding sequence ATGAAAAATCTCAGAAAAACATACGTTCTCAAGCTTTATGTAGCGGGAAACACACCAAATTCAGTACGGGCCTTGAAAGTCCTTAAAAACATTCTAGAACAGGAATTTCAAGGTGTTTATGCTTTAAAAGTGATAGACGTGTTAAAAAATCCGCAATTGGCAGAAGAAGATAAAATATTAGCGACTCCCACACTATCCAAAATACTACCGCCACCTGTGCGGAAAATTATTGGAGATTTATCAGATAGAGAAAGAGTACTCATTGGATTGGATTTACTGTATGAAGAATTAACAGAGGAAGAAGAACAGTTGGAAAAATAA
- the kaiC gene encoding circadian clock protein KaiC, which yields MSEKGYTEPSRTPSLGGVEKIRTMIEGFDDVSHGGLPIGRTTLVSGTSGTGKTLFSLQFLYNGISYFDEPGVFVTFEESPSDIIKNACIFGWNLQRLIDDGKLFILDASPDPEGQDVVGNFDLSALIERLQYAIRKYKAKRVSIDSITAVFQQYEAVGVVRREIFRLVARLKQLSVTTIITTERTEEYGPVACFGVEEFVSDNVVIVRNVLEGERRRRTIEILKLRGTTHMKGEYPFTITNEGVNIFPLGAMRLTQRSSNVRVSSGVKTLDAMCGGGFFKDSIILATGATGTGKTLLVSKFLQNGCISNERAILFAYEESRAQLSRNASSWGIEFEDLERQGLLKIICTYPESTGLEDHLQIIKSEIAEFKPSRIAIDSLSALARGVSNNAFRQFVIGVTGYAKQEEITGFFTNTTDQFMGSHSITDSHISTITDTILMLQYVEIRGEMSRAINVFKMRGSWHDKGIREYNITADGPEIKDSFRNYERIVSGAPTRVTIDEKAELSRIVKSFQDERSSDS from the coding sequence ATGAGTGAAAAAGGGTATACAGAGCCAAGCAGGACACCGTCACTTGGAGGTGTAGAAAAAATTCGGACTATGATAGAGGGCTTCGATGACGTAAGCCACGGTGGTTTGCCAATAGGTAGAACTACTTTGGTAAGCGGTACCTCTGGAACGGGTAAAACTTTATTTTCTCTTCAATTTCTCTATAACGGTATTAGTTATTTTGATGAACCGGGAGTTTTTGTTACTTTTGAAGAATCTCCAAGCGATATTATTAAGAATGCCTGTATTTTTGGTTGGAATTTGCAACGCTTGATCGATGATGGGAAGTTATTTATACTTGATGCTTCTCCCGACCCAGAAGGACAAGATGTGGTGGGAAACTTCGATTTGTCCGCGCTGATTGAGCGCCTGCAATATGCTATTCGTAAGTACAAAGCTAAACGTGTATCTATTGATTCAATAACAGCTGTATTTCAGCAGTATGAAGCTGTAGGAGTCGTGCGACGGGAAATATTTCGCCTTGTAGCACGTCTCAAGCAACTGAGTGTCACTACAATTATCACCACCGAGCGAACTGAGGAATACGGACCGGTTGCTTGTTTTGGAGTGGAAGAATTTGTTTCTGATAATGTGGTGATTGTGCGGAATGTTTTAGAAGGAGAACGCCGCCGACGCACGATTGAAATTCTCAAATTGCGCGGTACAACACATATGAAAGGCGAATATCCTTTTACAATTACCAATGAAGGAGTCAATATATTCCCATTAGGAGCTATGCGCCTAACCCAACGTTCTTCTAATGTGAGAGTTTCTTCTGGAGTTAAAACCCTAGATGCAATGTGTGGAGGTGGTTTCTTTAAGGATTCGATTATTTTAGCAACAGGAGCAACCGGTACAGGAAAGACATTGCTGGTTAGCAAATTTTTACAAAATGGCTGTATCAGTAACGAACGAGCTATCTTGTTCGCCTACGAAGAATCCCGTGCTCAGTTGTCCCGCAATGCCTCTTCATGGGGTATTGAATTTGAAGATTTAGAACGCCAAGGTTTACTAAAAATAATTTGTACTTATCCTGAATCAACGGGTTTAGAAGACCATTTGCAAATTATTAAGTCAGAAATTGCTGAATTTAAACCATCGCGTATTGCCATTGACTCTCTTTCTGCCTTGGCAAGAGGGGTAAGCAATAATGCATTTCGTCAGTTCGTTATTGGTGTTACGGGTTACGCGAAACAAGAAGAAATTACTGGCTTCTTTACCAATACAACTGACCAATTTATGGGTTCTCACTCAATTACCGACTCTCATATTTCTACGATTACTGACACAATTTTGATGTTGCAGTATGTAGAAATTCGTGGAGAAATGTCGCGGGCAATTAACGTATTTAAAATGCGAGGCTCGTGGCACGATAAGGGGATTCGTGAATACAATATTACAGCCGATGGTCCCGAAATTAAGGATTCCTTCCGGAATTACGAACGGATTGTCAGTGGTGCTCCTACCCGCGTTACTATCGATGAGAAGGCAGAACTTTCGCGCATTGTCAAGAGTTTTCAAGATGAGCGGAGTTCTGATTCCTAA
- a CDS encoding iron uptake porin: protein MKTINLLPLTLIFHFLNQNAVALAQTPQPHLTTHQENAQSLYPPVSGLRDVDSTHWAYSALQSLLERYSGVIAGYPDGTFRGNRTLTRYEFAAALRVALDRINELIANGTQDAVSQDDLLTLQRLHQEFATELETLRKRVDVLEARSAELETNQFSTTTKLQGQIIMALNAGAFDGQRIIAPRGAVIAEDDPNPTFIYRASLDFNTSFQGSDLLKIRLVTGSDGANDSATGFLEPNFGSVLDYSIQGRNNQFSLARLYYTFAPTKDLKVTVGPAMVAPDFVDKNRYANISFRDFSTQSFTNNFILLPRPGGGGAVIDWNPGGGAVKLRALYVAGDATNNLSENQRLIGGGAPENIRLFPTAGGGADGGLFGDPYQGFVELEYAPSQALSVRLQYSGGKVFGSSFQGVGVNFDLALSKQLGIFGRYGYASYPNTSLGDIEPNYWVAGIAFPDLFAKGGLMGLAVGQPFIESNVGNATQTNYEIFYNIPVNDNIRVTPLLQVVTHPSNQNANGTIFSGTLRTVFSF, encoded by the coding sequence GTGAAAACGATTAACTTACTACCTCTAACGCTTATCTTCCATTTTCTCAATCAAAACGCGGTTGCATTGGCCCAAACTCCCCAACCACATTTAACGACTCATCAAGAAAATGCTCAAAGTCTATATCCACCTGTTAGTGGTTTGAGGGATGTGGACAGTACGCATTGGGCGTATTCAGCACTACAATCCTTGCTTGAGCGTTACAGTGGGGTAATAGCTGGTTACCCAGATGGTACATTCCGAGGGAATCGAACGTTAACGCGGTATGAGTTCGCCGCAGCTTTGAGAGTTGCTCTTGACCGAATTAACGAGTTAATTGCCAACGGTACACAAGATGCTGTCAGCCAGGATGATTTACTAACGTTACAGCGTTTACACCAGGAATTTGCCACCGAGTTAGAGACTTTACGCAAACGGGTTGATGTTTTAGAAGCACGCAGCGCAGAGTTAGAGACCAATCAATTTTCTACTACCACCAAACTTCAAGGTCAAATTATCATGGCATTAAATGCTGGTGCATTTGATGGTCAGCGTATAATTGCGCCCAGGGGTGCGGTCATTGCCGAAGATGACCCCAATCCCACTTTCATTTACCGTGCTAGTTTAGATTTTAACACCAGTTTTCAAGGTTCTGATTTACTCAAAATTCGCTTAGTTACGGGTAGCGATGGTGCAAACGACAGCGCTACAGGCTTTTTGGAACCGAATTTTGGTAGCGTTCTTGATTATTCTATCCAAGGACGAAACAATCAATTCAGTTTAGCGCGGCTTTACTATACCTTCGCTCCCACTAAAGATTTAAAAGTAACTGTTGGTCCGGCGATGGTTGCACCTGATTTCGTGGATAAAAACCGTTACGCTAACATTAGTTTTAGGGACTTTTCCACTCAATCGTTTACAAATAACTTTATTTTACTGCCGAGACCCGGAGGAGGTGGTGCTGTCATTGACTGGAATCCAGGGGGAGGAGCAGTCAAATTACGAGCATTATATGTTGCTGGGGACGCCACAAATAACCTATCAGAAAACCAACGCTTAATTGGTGGTGGCGCACCTGAAAATATCCGTTTGTTCCCCACAGCGGGAGGTGGTGCAGATGGCGGTTTGTTTGGCGACCCCTATCAAGGTTTTGTGGAATTGGAATACGCACCGAGTCAAGCGTTGAGTGTTCGCTTGCAATATAGTGGCGGTAAAGTATTCGGTAGTAGCTTCCAAGGTGTAGGTGTTAACTTTGACTTAGCCCTCAGCAAGCAATTGGGTATATTTGGTCGCTATGGCTATGCAAGTTATCCTAATACCAGCTTAGGAGATATTGAACCTAACTACTGGGTGGCTGGAATCGCATTCCCCGATTTGTTTGCAAAGGGAGGATTAATGGGACTTGCTGTCGGTCAACCATTTATTGAAAGTAATGTTGGTAATGCTACGCAAACCAATTACGAAATCTTTTACAACATCCCAGTGAATGACAACATTCGCGTAACACCATTACTTCAGGTTGTGACTCATCCAAGTAATCAAAATGCGAATGGAACTATTTTTAGCGGTACTTTACGAACCGTTTTTTCGTTTTAA
- a CDS encoding TolC family protein — translation MKGQIIFYSFLPSVTVAVLSTQTVLADTAEAAGVRHIASPSVFSSIYEDTSATININSRLATAVNNSVATSVMPSTNNAAGIIKSVSDRAGVVVTGKTGVPVRRIAGKIQGVLLEFKPTIKQIALIKKIRSASGTQKQSNPVIIPDQEPQQSTVMAVVQNSNPTGSVLEKTSTPAKQPVTEKKNSGSQLLSKLIETPKTGKVVEVAQMLDLVEFCPQPGKGSVGRSASLLLKSSTCSPNTAAVNRVAQSDSTATPPGESVNVKQDASTTTAPGQAVDVSQDNNPTTPSTPAISISQGFIKVPDYLNPSPNPLQFPTRPEEVRIRGTQPITLNEAIELARRNNRTLQEALLTLERNRFAVREQQAALLPSASLNANITRSGPGFIDREQLSDLQRQLGQQEASSSTSFGAGAQIQYDLYTSGSRRASIRAAEEQLRSAELEVETQSETIRLNVTTQYYDLQQADENVRIAQSAVTNAQASLRDAQALERAGVSTRFDVLRSQVNLANAQQQLTNARSQQRIARRQLAQTLSLAQALDITAADPVKLAGLWNIPLDQTIVQAFQNRPELQQRLADRNAAEQRRRSALAQLGPQFSVVAQYNTADEFDDSQSIQDNYSLALRANLNLYDGGAARARANQERVNIRIAENQFADQRNQIRFEVEQAYSDLQANLENVQTATAAVDQSREALRLARLRFQAGVGTQTEVIDAENDLTRSEGQRVEAILDYNRSLARLQRSITARANR, via the coding sequence GTGAAAGGACAGATAATTTTCTATAGTTTCTTACCCAGTGTGACAGTAGCAGTGTTATCTACGCAAACTGTCTTAGCTGATACTGCAGAAGCCGCTGGAGTAAGGCATATTGCCTCACCGAGTGTCTTTTCTTCGATTTATGAAGACACTTCGGCTACAATTAACATCAATTCTCGATTAGCAACTGCTGTTAATAACAGTGTGGCAACTTCAGTGATGCCTTCTACTAACAATGCAGCAGGTATTATAAAGTCTGTAAGCGATCGCGCTGGAGTCGTAGTGACTGGAAAAACTGGTGTACCAGTACGACGAATAGCAGGAAAAATTCAAGGTGTACTGTTAGAATTTAAACCTACCATAAAGCAGATCGCTTTGATTAAAAAGATTCGTTCTGCTTCTGGTACACAAAAGCAAAGTAACCCAGTTATTATTCCAGACCAAGAACCACAACAGAGCACAGTTATGGCTGTTGTTCAAAACTCAAACCCTACTGGTTCGGTCTTGGAAAAAACATCAACTCCTGCCAAACAGCCCGTTACAGAGAAGAAAAACTCGGGTTCTCAGTTATTATCAAAACTTATAGAAACGCCTAAGACTGGGAAAGTTGTAGAAGTTGCACAAATGTTAGATCTAGTAGAATTTTGCCCGCAACCAGGAAAAGGTTCGGTTGGGCGTTCTGCTTCTTTACTTCTTAAATCTTCTACCTGTTCGCCAAATACTGCGGCTGTAAATCGTGTAGCTCAATCCGATTCGACTGCGACTCCTCCGGGCGAGTCAGTCAATGTCAAGCAAGATGCTTCTACAACAACCGCACCCGGTCAGGCAGTGGACGTAAGCCAAGATAATAACCCTACCACACCCAGTACACCAGCAATCTCAATTTCACAAGGCTTCATTAAAGTTCCCGATTATCTCAATCCCAGCCCAAATCCTTTGCAGTTTCCGACACGACCAGAGGAAGTCAGGATTCGAGGAACTCAGCCCATCACATTAAATGAAGCTATAGAATTAGCACGGCGTAACAACCGCACCTTACAAGAGGCTTTGCTCACCTTGGAACGAAACAGATTTGCTGTTAGAGAGCAGCAAGCTGCTTTGCTTCCTTCTGCAAGCTTGAACGCTAACATCACGCGCAGCGGACCTGGTTTTATAGACAGAGAACAATTATCAGATCTCCAAAGACAACTCGGTCAACAAGAGGCTAGCTCGAGTACCAGTTTTGGTGCAGGCGCACAAATACAATACGACCTCTACACTTCAGGAAGCCGACGAGCAAGCATCAGAGCAGCAGAGGAACAATTGCGTTCGGCTGAACTTGAGGTGGAAACGCAATCTGAGACAATTCGTCTTAATGTCACCACTCAATACTACGACCTGCAACAGGCAGATGAAAACGTGCGTATTGCTCAGTCTGCTGTGACCAACGCCCAAGCCAGTTTGCGAGACGCACAAGCTCTAGAACGGGCTGGTGTTAGTACTCGCTTTGATGTTTTGCGATCGCAGGTTAACCTTGCAAATGCCCAACAACAGCTCACAAATGCTCGCTCGCAGCAGAGGATTGCTCGCCGTCAGTTAGCACAAACATTGAGCTTAGCGCAGGCGCTTGATATCACTGCAGCAGACCCAGTAAAATTGGCTGGTCTGTGGAATATCCCATTAGACCAGACGATTGTGCAAGCTTTTCAAAACCGCCCCGAACTACAGCAGAGGTTAGCAGACCGCAATGCAGCCGAGCAACGACGTCGGTCGGCGCTCGCACAGCTAGGTCCTCAGTTTAGTGTGGTAGCTCAGTACAACACCGCAGACGAGTTTGACGACAGTCAAAGCATACAAGACAACTACTCGTTAGCCCTCAGAGCCAATTTAAATTTGTATGACGGAGGAGCCGCAAGAGCTAGAGCCAATCAGGAAAGAGTTAACATCCGTATTGCTGAAAATCAATTTGCCGATCAGCGCAATCAAATCCGTTTTGAAGTCGAACAGGCTTACTCAGATTTGCAAGCCAACCTAGAAAACGTTCAAACAGCCACTGCTGCTGTAGATCAATCGAGAGAAGCTCTTCGTCTAGCACGTTTGCGCTTCCAAGCAGGTGTAGGAACACAAACTGAAGTCATTGATGCTGAAAACGACTTAACTCGATCGGAAGGTCAGCGCGTAGAAGCTATTTTGGATTACAATCGTTCCCTGGCTCGCTTGCAGCGCTCGATTACTGCAAGAGCAAACAGATAG
- a CDS encoding phosphatase RsbU N-terminal domain-containing protein: MTGAEQQALLQQLKSDYRQILIDYFTISDKTLNEKIDKFIKAVFYANIPVPQIIEIHMELIEEFSKQLKLEGRNDEALLDYRLTLIDILAHLCELYRCSIQK; encoded by the coding sequence ATGACAGGAGCCGAACAGCAGGCATTATTGCAACAACTCAAATCAGATTACCGTCAAATTCTTATAGACTACTTTACCATTTCAGACAAAACATTAAACGAAAAAATTGATAAATTTATCAAAGCAGTATTTTATGCTAATATTCCTGTGCCACAAATTATAGAAATTCATATGGAACTTATTGAGGAATTTTCCAAACAGTTAAAATTAGAAGGAAGGAACGATGAGGCATTGCTGGATTACCGCCTGACACTAATTGATATATTGGCTCACCTGTGCGAACTCTATCGTTGTTCAATTCAAAAATAG
- a CDS encoding photosystem II S4 domain protein, producing the protein MLPREEILKGIENRDSVARVIDIAEQAIKTWEVVCSDFLSPPELAEVQQSFSRLTEVQLVAWGGYPQAERQRVAIARAEIPLERSQVAVTALDIAGNFLFDTATHRDFLGAMLGTGIVREKTGDIIVLGERGAQAIVVPELVEFLEMNLKQVRSVPVKVQPVDIGELKVREPKKKELTTVEASLRLDAIASAGFGMSRSKMVELIDGGDVRVNWRDVTQPSSQVKTGDLIAIRSKGRLEVGEIAVTKKDRYRVQLTRYM; encoded by the coding sequence ATGTTACCAAGAGAAGAAATATTAAAAGGAATTGAAAACCGAGATAGCGTAGCTCGTGTTATTGACATAGCCGAACAAGCTATTAAGACTTGGGAAGTGGTATGTAGCGATTTTCTCTCACCACCAGAATTGGCTGAAGTTCAGCAGAGTTTTAGCCGTTTAACAGAAGTGCAGTTGGTGGCTTGGGGTGGATACCCACAAGCCGAACGCCAACGAGTCGCTATTGCTCGTGCGGAAATACCTCTAGAGCGATCGCAAGTCGCCGTAACTGCTTTAGACATAGCTGGAAATTTTCTCTTTGATACAGCTACTCATCGAGATTTCCTCGGCGCAATGCTGGGAACTGGAATTGTCCGTGAAAAAACGGGGGACATTATCGTACTGGGTGAACGTGGAGCACAAGCGATTGTGGTGCCGGAGTTGGTAGAATTTTTAGAGATGAACCTCAAGCAAGTGCGATCGGTTCCTGTAAAAGTTCAGCCTGTTGATATAGGGGAGTTGAAAGTCAGGGAACCGAAGAAGAAGGAATTAACAACAGTTGAAGCTTCTTTACGACTTGATGCGATCGCCTCTGCTGGTTTTGGTATGTCCCGCAGTAAGATGGTTGAGTTAATTGATGGTGGAGATGTCCGCGTCAATTGGAGAGACGTAACACAACCGAGTTCTCAAGTTAAGACAGGAGACTTAATTGCTATTCGCAGCAAGGGAAGACTGGAAGTTGGCGAAATTGCTGTCACCAAAAAAGATCGGTATCGAGTGCAATTGACGAGGTATATGTAA
- a CDS encoding SDR family NAD(P)-dependent oxidoreductase, whose product MSTALITGASGGIGKAFAEELAARNTHLVLVARSEEKLNQLAKYLQEKHNIQVDIIVADLTKDGSTDIVFNTVTERGLTVDMLINNAGFGDYGDFAKRDRERHLKILQLNVLALVDLTHRFLQGMRQRGSGSIINVSSLSAFQPIPYVSVYSASKAFILNFSQALWAENKSYGVRVLVVCPGPVETNFFVEAKFPQTLAAKTSGMSTSEEVVRESLKALERGYSTVVIGGFTTHFISKLARFVPRKTLLFFLEKQFKN is encoded by the coding sequence ATGTCTACTGCTTTAATTACTGGTGCCTCTGGTGGTATTGGTAAAGCTTTTGCAGAGGAATTAGCTGCACGCAATACACATCTTGTTTTAGTTGCTCGTTCGGAAGAAAAGCTGAACCAATTAGCTAAATACCTACAAGAAAAACACAATATTCAAGTAGATATTATTGTTGCCGATCTTACAAAAGATGGCTCAACTGATATTGTTTTTAATACAGTAACTGAAAGGGGATTAACAGTTGATATGTTAATCAACAATGCAGGTTTTGGGGATTATGGTGACTTTGCCAAACGAGACAGAGAACGACACCTCAAAATACTACAATTAAATGTCCTGGCATTAGTTGATTTAACTCATAGATTTTTACAAGGAATGCGACAGCGTGGTTCTGGAAGCATTATTAATGTCTCCTCTTTGTCAGCATTTCAACCAATACCTTATGTTTCTGTTTATTCAGCTAGCAAAGCGTTTATTCTCAATTTCAGTCAGGCACTTTGGGCAGAAAATAAATCTTATGGCGTGCGCGTATTAGTTGTTTGTCCGGGACCTGTTGAAACCAATTTTTTTGTGGAGGCTAAATTTCCCCAAACCCTAGCAGCTAAAACAAGTGGGATGTCAACTTCAGAAGAGGTAGTACGCGAATCTCTAAAAGCTTTAGAAAGGGGCTATTCTACTGTCGTTATTGGTGGTTTTACTACTCACTTTATCAGCAAATTAGCCCGCTTTGTTCCCCGTAAAACTTTGCTTTTTTTCCTTGAAAAACAGTTTAAGAATTAA